The segment ACACGCTCCGAACCCATGTGGCCGGCCATCTTCTTACCCTTGAAGACCTTGCCGGGATCCTGGTTGTTACCGGTCGAACCGTGGCTGCGGTGCGAGACCGACACACCGTGGGAAGCCCGCAGGCCACCGAAGTTGTGCCGCTTCATCGCGCCCGCAAAACCCTTACCGATCGAGGTTCCGGTGACGTCGACATACTGTCCGACAACGAAGTGGTCGGCGGTGAACTCGGCACCGATATCGACCATGTTGTCGGGGCTAACCCGGAATTCGGCCAGCTTGCGCTTCGGCTCGACCTTGGCGACCGCGAAGTGGCCACGCATGGCCCGCGTCGTGTTCTTCGCCTTGGCTTTGCCGACGCCCAGCTGAAG is part of the Hyphomicrobiales bacterium genome and harbors:
- a CDS encoding 50S ribosomal protein L3 is translated as MRAGVIAQKLGMTRIYTEAGEHIPVTVLRMDNCQVVGHRTDEKNGYTALQLGVGKAKAKNTTRAMRGHFAVAKVEPKRKLAEFRVSPDNMVDIGAEFTADHFVVGQYVDVTGTSIGKGFAGAMKRHNFGGLRASHGVSVSHRSHGSTGNNQDPGKVFKGKKMAGHMGSERVTTQNLEVVRTDVERGLIMVRGAVPGSKGGWILIRDAVKKALPEGAPMPGSFRKADGAEPAVAEQEAE